The sequence ttcaggcagttcagagatcagaaggtgtcccctcagctcctgttctccaggctgagcccCCAAGGtctctcagccgctcccatcacacttgtgctccagcccctcaccagctccgttcccttctctcaactcactccagcatctcaagggcttccttgtcctgaggggcccaaacctgcccccaggattcgaggtttggcctcctcaGTGCCCACCACAGGGACAGTCActgctctggtcctgctggccacactgtttctgacaTGGCCGCCCCATCCCCTAGCACAGCGGTACCTCAGCGATGTCCTTCGCCATGTCCCTGCACCGGGCCGCCTCGTACTGCTGCTCCCTCAGGCAGCTGCCCAGCACATCCCTCAGGATCTCATCCACCGCCGCCACCGGGAAGCGCTTGGGGGGACCTGAGGGGCAGGTGGTGACGTTAAACCCGCATTTCTGAGGGGGAAACCCACGGCGCTGAAGGCAGAGAATGGCGCCTCGCAGGTCTCCTCGTCCCGCCCAAAAGTGCCCAGCCCTGGGACCTACCCGAGCGGGGGTCGCTGCCGGCCGTGCTGCCGTGCATCCCCGCAGCGATGCTGACGGGAGGAGGAGGGACGTGACAAGCGGTCCCAGCGGCTGCCACCGCCTTCCGCCCTGCCGGCCCGCCCAGGCTGAGGCGGGGCCGCCATTTCCTCCCCCGCATCCGTGTCCGCGCAGCCTCCCTGGGCCCCCAGGGAACTCGTGTCCTGCAGCCGCCCCCACTTTCCGTGTGTCCTTGGAACTCCCAGGATGTGCGCATGGACCCCACATCTGTCTGCAGGTCTCCACAGCCTCCATATGCCCCTACAGCCGCCACACCACAGCTTCCACAGGACCCTGTGTGCCCTtacagccaccatgagctctgcAGGTCTCTCCCTACAGTCCCCGCATGTCCCCATAAGCCCCTGTGGGCCCCCATGGGTGTCGCATGTCCCCACAGTTCCCttatgtccccatggccccagaGGGTCCCTGAAACCTTCACTTGTCATCATGGCCCCCTTGAGTTTGCACAGCCCCTATGTGGCCCCTATGGCTCTCCAGTGCCCTCTTGGATCCTCCCAGCCTCCACAGGTCCCCATGAGTCCCCATAGCCCATGTCCTCATGGGCTCCCACATGTGCCTACAGCCCCATGTGTCCCTACAGCCCACACAGATCCCCATGACTTCTGTGGATCCCACAGGTCCTCACACGTAACTACAGCCCCTATGTGTTCCTACAGCCCTGACACGTCCCCACGGCTTCCATGGGTCCGCTCAACCCCCTCAAGATCCCACAGCCATGGTCCCTtatgtccccacagcccccagaggCATCTTCACAGTCCCTATGGACTCCACGTGTCCCCACATGCCCACCCCAATGTTTTAGgccagggacctggcagcccCGACACCTCTGCCTTGCTCCTCTGGGTGCTcctgcacatgcaagcaaagctcACTCGGAAAAACTGGTGGTttatgggttttgtttattttcaaggaaaaaaaaaaatcacatttaaatcGCAACTGAATTGGGTATTTAATGTGATTCTTATGTATAAGATTAATAAACTTTGTTCTGACGTGGGGATTTATTTGTTGCAACATTATGCGTGGTAAATAATTGCATATTCAAGATTTTGTGAGATGGGTGACAGGGAAAATGGAGGAAAGACATTTATAAAAAACATTATTTACAAAAATGATATCCACATAGTTGTATTCTAACCTATAAGGCAAGTAACATTTAAAATATGTTGTTTCATGATTATCTTCAACAAGTCAGTACAACACATTCAAATTACCAGTGGTCAAATACAAAGCTTTGCTGCAATAGTCCATGTGCAACAAACCTGTACGTCTTTTATAGTTTTTTCTCTGAGAACAGTAGGTAAGCAGCAAAGTTTTCATCACAGATTAAGCAGTACCTAGGCCATCGTAGACTAAAGGTATAATATATCTCATTGCACGTTTAGGCAAAAAAGGCCAGCCATTAATTAACTTAAATCTTAAAAATAGACCTGTGTATCTTAATCcacaaatatttataaacattttataCATGAAGGAGTTCATAAAATGATACAGGGTGATACCCTGGGAAATCCAATCAACTTCTGGGGGTTCCTCTGGGCTCAGAGGTGtctcagagaggttctcctccaccTTCCACCCACCAGCCCATGGCCGCAGAACCAGAGCACCAAACCTCAGCCCGGCTTGATTCCTCTCTCAGACCACAACTAATGTCTCCATACGGTTTATGCCGTCAAAGCAACTGTGTGATTTCACcaattttaaagtgttttggAGGGGAAAATCGCTCCTGCGTGGATTTTGAACCCAACAGCAGGACAGCACATCCGCAGTGATTCCCTCTGTGTCTTAGAAGAGAGAGATTTCTAATGGAGGAATAAAATATTCTGAACACCTCGCTAACACCTGGTGTGTTTCATCCCCTACTGCTTGGCCTGTAGTGAAGTCCTGCTGGTGTGCAAACCTTTGAAGAGCATCACCACATTAGCTTTTCTCACTTTCAGGAAAAATTGTCAGCGGCATTATCTGCAGTCACTCCTAAAGTGGTAGCAGAGGTCACACAGGGGGCGGACAGGTATTTCTGCAAATCTTTTTCTAGCCTTGCAAtggaacaaaaattaaaacactgACTATCATAAAAACTCCCCAGCACCGCGAGAATTACTTTCCTTGGGAAATtgtgagaaaaagaagaagaaaagaagaattcTGGCTATGAATTGAAATATTTGAGACAGTAATTTCTTACCAGGAAAGTACAATGTGATTGTTATATATTTTGGGCtatcattttaaaaaagaaaaaaagaaaaaaagctgaatgGAGCAGGATTCCTTTGTGAGGCAGAACTGCACCGGTGCCGAAGGAGATGGGGAACCGAGGGTGAGGTCCAAACGTTTTTAGTAAAAGATGTTTGACTCTCTCTTAGGTCATTTAAAAATATGACACCTTTTCATTGCAGCCCAGCCATCTAAAAATGCTTTTGCTGCAAGAAGTGACGTGGTGACTCTTTATGTGATGCTcatgctggaggagctgggtggGAACACAGTTTGGACAGTGGCCTCACAGCAAAAATAAGCAGCAGCTTTATAAGAGGGAAGTGATAATTAGGAATAAATGCAAGCACCAAATGAAAAACTTATTATTTGGTAATATTTCATACTATTGAGCAATTTAATAGATATTAAGAAACATTGTTAAAGTGGAAAATTGGTCTGAAACATCTCCTGTGAGGAGCACTGTAAGCTGGCTGATAATCGTCAATATTTGCAACAAACAGAAGATGAAAGTTGCAAATGAAAAGGCTTCCTGCTGCCCAAATCTAAAGACCCAAATCTGCACATGTTCATGGGGAAAAACACATCCAGTCCATCAGCGGGCACTGGGCTGCTGGTGGCTACTGGGGACCCAAGGAAAATCCCTCTGGGGAGATGTGGCTGAGGACATGTCCACACAAGTCTCCAAGCCAAAGCCTTTCTGTGCATGCAtcacacctattttttttttttttttttatttatcctttttttttttggctcagaTAACCAGCTCAGAGTGCTGCTGAGTTAAGGGGTGCGGTGCTGGAGGGCTGAGCCCCCCTTTTCAACCTCAGCCTGACTTGAGAAAAGAGCCTCGGGACCACATGCCCAGCAAGATACACTTGGCTCTAGGGATGCAGGTGACTCACAGGCAACCAAATCACTGCTTTTTCAACTCCCCACTGATGTAGTTGCTCTCTGCTAGTGGGCAGGGAGGCCCAAACAGATGCATTTcctgaaaatacacattttttcctGCCTAAAAGCAGAGGCGAAGCCTGCAGAGCTCAAGTGCCCTGAATGCAACAGGGCAGTGCATCCCCCCTGCCCTCTTCAGAGGGCTCTCACCGCTACTACGGAAGCTGGAATTGGGGATAAACATCCCTATATATGCCCCTTTTTAAGTCTGCTACATCCCATGCTGCTGCTCATAATATTTTTTTGGCTGACACCTTCTCAAAGCCAGGTAGAAAGAAGACCAGGTTCctgcatgtcaggcacagaaaagCAACTGGTCTGCTCCCCCTCCACACACAGGGTAATGCTGGGGTGCCACGCTCACACAACACACAGGAAGACAAAAATCTGACAAAATAAGCATCCCTGGGACactcagctgctctgccctctGCTCAAACACCGTCAGAGCAGGAAAACTCAAGCATGGACACAGAACAGCGTCTCCTCGCAAGGGCCATGCAGGGAGGAAAATCAGAGATATGCAGTTTGACGCTGCTGAGCAAACACCCCGTGAACTGAAACACTACACAAAAAACTTGCCAAATGCAGTATGCAAACACCTGTGCCAAAACCGCTGGGTTTGGTCCCAGTGTTTGGGCTGGGAATAGCTGTTTTGTGTCACCTGGTGGTGGCTGGAAGGGGATGGTGTCCCCGTGGGGCTGCCAGCACACCAAACTGGGGTGCAATTCACACCAGAAAAGGTGCAGGACTCATCTCTCTACCCAGGCCACAGGGGCTGCATCACAGCACCCCCACGCACCCAGAAAATGTGACGTGGGTTTTGTGGGGGCACAAACAGGACAAGCTTGCAAGCCTGGGGTTATGGGagtttttgtttaaaaagcatttaaaaaaccaGTGCTAATGTAAACACCTTGTCTTTCAAATGAAATATAAACTAAAATATCTATGTTCTGGTAATATTTACATTATAAAATCCTTAATTTCAGGACTATGGCATAGATCACTTTCCAAAGCATGAGTTTATAACAATTGTATACAGCATAAACCAATTATGCAAAAACTGATTCTTAAATTTTGCTTTATATTCCTATGTCAGAAAGGGGTAAGTTACACAGTTTATACATAACTCCATTTCAGGGGAAAAATTATTAATAGAGTTGAACACTCCCTCCAGGAGTTCTGGCAAGTGTCTTTTCAAAAACTGTGAAGATGTATGAAGTTGCGTAACTTAATTGTGCTTTCACCTCTGTGTGGATACCTCCTATAAGCACACACACAACTCAGGCAGCCTATCACACATACCTCAGTCTGGGAGTCACCTCAGAACTGAAATGTCTCCagatttccttgttttcttttaaggtgGGCACAGATTACTGTTTTCTTACGTCACTCCAAACTGCTCTGTGAGCAAGCACATCCTAACACGCACAAAGGTTTCCAGCACAAATGCACAAGCCCTATCCTGGCAGTATTTGTGGCTGTAAAATTAGCACTATTTGTCATCTCACACATTTCTTAAGTCGCCAGGACCCCATTTAATGGATGCTCCTATGCTGCTCTTTGCATCTGAACACCAGctgcaaataattttgaaaaaatccccatttttttTCCCACGTCACTAAATTGTCCCTTTGAAACCAGCTCTCCACCCTGGCAGCTGCCACACCGTCAACGTGTAGGGGCTttcaaaaataggaaaaaaaacctcaaaccaatcaaccaaagaaaaaaaataacagaaaaagcaAGCGAAGGAACATAGAAATACAACCAAAAATCTAGATACTGCTCAGGAAAATGTATCCTTAAAAATAGCAATAACTTTTTCGGACAGTGTGTAAGGTCAGAGTAACTACCCAACCTCTTTGCCTGCTTACCTCCTTGCCTACATATCTGCAAAATGTAAAGATACGGGGCAAAGAGAAGCACTCGTCACCTACACACACACTGCTGGGACTCCTGATGGGTCACCTGCGGCCCTAAGAGAACATGGGCACGTTCACGGAGGTTTGTGGTAATGGAAATTTGATGTTAATACTCTTTGTACAAGTAACATTTTTTTCCACGTTTTGCTGGGAGACTGTACTAGGAACCTCCACATTTACAGCGATATTTTTCTGGAGTTAAACCAGCTAAACCTGAAGATAGAGATTTTTATTCATCACCGTGAGACATACTAAGGACTGAAGAAAAAGTAAATCAGCCTGTCATTTCTACTCTCTTTTTATGAGGCACCCCCTTCATAACAGCTATCAGTATTGTATTTAAATCGTATATATTGATAAAATGTAATCTACCTCTGTAAGCATTGTGCCATTCAACAGTACTACTATTAAATTTATATACCACAGTTTAAATTACATCCATTTCATGAATGGTAAAATGCTAAAACTCAAGTGTCTAACGGCCAAAATACAGCCTTACTGGAATGAGTACAATTTACAAATacaataattacattttaaaaccattaacaaTGTTACATCTAGAAGTAGATACTGTAGGACTGGTCAAGACGGtgttttccaaggaaaaaaatgctgaaagttGTCATCACTTCCAACAGAAATGTCCCAAGTGCAGGATTTAGTTCATTTTCCTTAAACTGTAATTAAAACCCGTTCCACGCACAGCAGTCCTTGGGTGTTTTCCGTATTATTTTCCATAGACTTGCATAAGCTCCCATCAGTTATCGGCCAAGTATTTACCTAAAAATAGGATCAGAAATCAGCTGTGGGGAGGGAGCAGCCCCGGTTCCTGGGGGATGGGGACccaccaccaccagccccacaCGCACGGCCACGCTGCTGCCACGGAAAAATCGTCACAGAATCATGAAATCATCGAATCccaggttgaagggacctcaaggatcatctggtccaacctttcttggcacaagCTCAGTCtggacaagctggcccagcaccctgtccagctgaatctgaaaagtgtccaatgttggggaatcttccctggggagattgttccagtggctgattgttctcatcctAAAAAAAATTCCCCTGTGTCcaattggaatctccccaggagtaacttgtacccattacccctcgtcTTTTCTTGTGACTCCTGCAAAAGAGGAGTCTCCACCTTCTTCGTAGCCACTCTTTAAATGCTGAGACAtggtgacaaggtctcccctgagctgcCTTTCTCTAAACTTTGGAGATCCCCAGACCTTGCCTTTTGCGCAGGACCCGTCAGCAGAAAAGAGCCCATTAAACTCAAGGCTCTGGTAAGGATTTATTTCATGCGAGGGAGCTTTTGCCCCTCTGATGTCAGCCAACCCTGTCACACCATGCTGCGGTGGCTTGAACAGCCAACAAATACACAGCAAGGGCAGTCCAGATGTGTTGCACAGTTGGAGGGGGCCACTGGGGACATTGCCATCCCAAGAGCAGCCACCGGCGAGGTACCTACCTGCCGCAAACCTCTTCTTGATGAGGGAGAAGCGGTACCCAGCGCCGACAAGCTCGATGTCACAGCTGGAGAGCGTGGTCCCCTCGCTGGTGAACTGCACAGCCAGGGGGGCCGGGGTGCTGGGCCCCTCTGACAGCTGGAACCGCGCCAGCAGAGACCCCACACCTGTGATTTAAAAATCCCACATGAGACCCTTTTACAAGCCCGGAGAGGCACATCCTGCATCCCGGGACCAGATTTGCTGGCAAAGCCAAAGAGATGCCCAACGTGCTGCAAGTAAAGCCCATGGCCATGGCTATACCTGAGCTAGCAGCATATCCTGGGGCAACAGAGCCAAACCCCCTCACCCTCCCAGCAGATTTTAGCCAGGCTGCATGGGTGACATGTGGGAGGCTGCAGTTCCCCGACAGGGATGTGACATGGAGCCTCAGCCTTCAGAAATGGAGTCAGTGGAACAAAGGACTCGGCAAACAACCGTGCCCAAACCCAATGTGTTAATACCCTTCCATGATGCCAAAGCAGTTGGCAAAAACCTGCCAGTGGCACTCGTCCCTGCTTTTCAAAGCTCTTTGGTCCCAGCTTTAAATAGCATTTTCCCCCAGCAAGTGCCGGCAGAAACCTGCACATCTGGACTTGTGTGCAGGCGCGATAAATGGGTCAGTGTCAGATATAAGTATTCAGAGTTAATAGCATGCACATTTACAGAATTACCTCCATTTTCCGACTTCTGAGAGATATCAGGGATCTTCCACAATATCCTTTGCTGTTCAGCGTTCCTAAAAACACATGAAGAAGAGCATTTCTGTAGGAAACAAGAAATTACGAAGGAGTGGTTTGAATTTCGCTAAAGGCTGTGTGGGCTAGGGGAGCAGCTCTGGTGCTGCTCTCCAGAACTACAATTCTAAGAGTTTGGCTTTAGGTTTGACGTGGGGCAGGAAAATGCTGCTCTTGCATTGCACCATAACAATTAAGCAATGGGTGACAGGCAGCAGGATTAAAGTAGCCAAAACAAGAAATAAGGGTTGTTATTCTGCCTCTTGTGCACGTAGGTTCAGCTCTGACCACGTGCGTGTGGGAATggtgaggaaaaaaagtaaaatcagagTAGGGTTGCAGGTTTCTTCCTACCAGACAGCAGGAGGAAGCACAGCTTGAAGTTTGGTTACTCCTCCGTCGACGGGGACAAGGAACTGGACGTTGTTTAGAGCGACCGGTGTGGTCATTGCCTCTGTATTGTATTTGTAGTCGATGCGGAGGTCAGTGCTTGCAGGGTCACACCGCCAGCTCACTGCAAGGTTTAATGGAGTAGACTGAATACCCTGGGCAGATACCTtccaaaatgacagaaaaaacatTTAGTTTCCATAGGGGTGAAGGGAGAAATCCCATTTTACAGACGCAGTCATTGCATTTGGTTGCAGAGGAGACAATACCTTGGATTCTCATAGAAAGTTTGCCTGATTTTGAGCCCAGTACAATCTAGTGACACAGAGATGGGACAAGCAGGACAGCATGTCCTCAACTCGTGTTATCTCCACTCTGCACTAGGGAAATACCGGTTTTTACATCTATAAACTAAGCACACATTTTTTGGCACAGTTTGTCTTACAGAAAAACCCCTACCTGGTATTTGAGCATATCCACATTGTAATAGGTGGCTTGCGGCTTCTGTTCCGATACCTTCTTTAGGTGAGTCATCAGATTTGGCATGTTGACCCAGAACTCCTTGGTGGTAGCATCACTCTGTGTGTTGTCACTGCACAGAGGAGAATTAACCCTTGGCATAAGCCAcctcagcagaaaaaaagcttttctacAAAGCATGTAGGGCAGCAGTGCTGGTCACCAGCTGGGACCGCATTTAATCCCACATTTAGAGAAATATCACCTCCCTTCTGCCCATCTCTGGCTTGTCCTTAGCTGCCTCCGCAGAGGCACAGCAGATACAACCTGTAGGTCACCTCATTTTGCAAACAGGAGATATAACAAGCAGAGCGGGGCAGAAAATGAGCAAAACCCATCAAAACGCTTCTCTCTGCAGATGCTCTGTGTTCGGTTTTGAGCCTCTCAGGACAAtgaagcccttgaggtgctggagcaagttgagagaagggaatgtagCTGGGGAGGGGTTgaggcacaagtgtgatgggagcggttgagggacctggggggttcagcctggagaacaggagctgaggggagaccttctgatctctcaactgcctgaaaggagcttggagccaggggggtcgggctctgctcccaaggaacaagcaccaggaccagaggaaacggcctcaagttgtgccaggggaggctgaggttggatgttggtaacaatttcttccccaaagggctgttgggcattggaacaggctgcccagggcagtggtggagtcaccatccctggaggggttgaacagatgtgcagatgaggctctcagggacatggggtagtgccaggggtgggtgaacagttggactcaatgatcttgagagtcttttccaaccaaagagaTTCTATGATGCTCTTCTGCCTGGCAAAGGGACTGTTCTCAGAGGGGGAACTCTGACAAGTATTTAAGGGCTTGAGAATTTCCTTCCCAAAATCAGGGCAAGCTACCAAGGAAGATATTTCAGGCCATGTGTTTTTACAAAGCATCTTATTTTTCTGGAAACCCACCCTCCTTTGGGGTGCTGTGTGGCAGGGTCTTACCAGCAGAGTAGCTGGGGGTTTGGCAGGACGTGCTCCAGCCGGTTGTAGTTAAGCACGCGGAAGGTGAGTACCGCCGGAGCGGGGTTGTTGGCAAAGTGTCGGGTGATGCCGGCTGGAAACGACAGCACCATCTCCCCAGTGATCTTCACGATGCACCTGCAGGACCAAACACAGAGATCGAGGTGGGGAGGAAGAAAACAGTGGGTCTCAAAATGCAGCAGGAGAGGATTGTTCATGCCAGGGAGGGTGCGGTGACAGCCCCCGCCTTCCCACCCACTACACCAGGGAGTAAACCTGTTGTGGTCCTAAACCAGAGCGAGCTGAAACAGCAGCACAAGTTGGCAGCCTGCTAGGGGTGAGACCGATGCTCGTGGGGATGCCTCAGGAGCATCCTGCCCATGGACAATATGTCCCTGTCCCTCGAGATGCTCACCAAAGCATCAACAGCACCCCAAGCCTGTCCCAAACCCAGGACCTCCCCATATTGACACCCAGACCCTGTCAGATGGCACCTACTTGTTCGGGTCGGCCCCTTTGAAATACGCattgacagtttctgtgaaggCGGCGGCGACGGGCAGGGTGTCCTGTGCCCCCATGGTGAGGGGGCTGGGTCCCCGTGATGAGCCTGCAACAGACCAAAAACCTCCTGTTCTTACGTGCAGAGAAAAATAGCACCGGTCCCCCCCATAGCCAGGGCGATGGGGTGCTCACCAGGATCCCCAGCCTAGCTCTATGggcaaatattcagaaaaaattcCCTAGGCTTTGGATGaggcttttaaaacattttaaaattatcttcccCCACcccgaaaaaaaaagaaaagcaagcagagaaaataatggagaagccccaggcaggagcAGCATGCGGGGCCGCGGCAGCCCCAGCGCTTTGCATGACAGTTTTTGCAGCAGGTTTCTGGACCCCGGCAAGAGAGGCTGGGGAGGGTCCTTGTCCCTTGGCTGGGGGGCTCAGGTTGCCCATGGGAGAGTGGGGTGTCAGCAGTGTCCCCCCCAACACTGCCTGAACCCCAGCCTGTGGGACCCCTGCAATCCCCCCTCTCCTGCCCGGCTCTCGCCCCACAAAGCCTGAGACACGCAGTGGCAGATCTGCACATCGTCAGAAATCTGGAGCTACAGAGGAGAACGTGGAACTCCAGGTGCAAGAGCTAAAGCTATTAATCCGTGGTTTATttagttgattaaaaaaaaaaaaaaaaaaaaggtggaaaagttTGCTTTGGTCATGCTGTGCATCTGTGGATGCTGGCCAGGCTCTAAAATAGTTCACCCCTGCATAGTCACACACAGGTTTCCCTTTGCTGGCCAGAAATACCTGTCTCCGAAAAATATTTGAGGATGAAAACATTACTGCCAAGCATATTCCAGAAGCCCTGGGTGTGCTGGAAACCCTGCGTGGGGGACAATGTCCCGTTCCCCATGCCTGTCACAAAGTGGTGACTGTTGCCTACGTGACGTACAAGTTGCTGAACCCCCAGGTACCCAAAAAACTCCTCGAGGAGTCAACAGCCCTGCCCTGGTACCACCAGTTCAGCCTGATCTATTTTTCTCCAACACAccactttttttaatatatatatcatAATCATATATATATCATCAGGTTAAACACAAGGATTATTTTGCCCCAAACCAGGTAAAAAGGCATGGAAAAGGTCTCTGGAGGGGCAGCTTCCCTGGGGACCCCAACACCCCTTTGCTCTGTTACCTTCATTTACAGGGTCTGAATCAGGCAGGTGAATCAGGCTGTAAATTCAGCCCAGGGTTTTACTTAGAGCACACAACTGTGTGGCAGTTTCAGCTGAAGCCACATGAGATTAAACACCGGCCTGGGGATGGGCAGCATCTCGGCAGGTGGGGGTGAAGGAAAAGCAAAGTGACCACGCAAAATGCAGTGTGTTTCTGGTGGGCTCCTGCTTCTCTGCTTGGACTATCTTCAAAAATAATCCCCTCCCTTCTTTatctgctgctgcctgcctcagccccattttctgctgctttttgcctCAGATCTAAGCAATCTGTGGTGGCTTCTTTGTGACATTCAGTAAGGTCCTggcttgctgctgcaaattttctGCAAGTATTATAAATAATAGAGCCTGGCTCCAGGAAATCAGGCTTCATAATATCTCCTGAcaaaagcacttctgtcacttgcATTACACTTCAAGTTTTGATATATTAATTGTAAAAAATGCATCATTGGCGGGTGAAGATTCCTCACGCCTTACAAATACAACCGTGCAGGCAGCGTGTTAATGTATAAAACCCAAGTTGCTCTCTCCCAGAGACACAGAGGAACCTCTCTGGTGCTGGGGTTTCCCCTTCAAATGTATAATGTAACCTAAAAGGGTGTAAAAAATTAGTATAGCCACGGGTCTTCATCTTGGTCATATATCTTAAGAAGCTCAGGGGAATAAGTGGTTCCAGCCGCAGCCCGGGATAATGATGCTCAATAAGTGGAGCGGGTCTGTCTGTCACAGGACACGGATGGACAAACTGAGCATCTCACCCGCACGTGACAGCCTCATCACCACACACACATGAATTACCCTAATGAGCCCAGGGAGACAGCATGGGCTCCCCAAGCCTCCTGTTcctgaggacacagccctgggctgtgcaCTGGGGACTGGGCAAACTGGAGCAGACACCTTGTGTCAGTGCCAGCCGCGCGTTGAGGCACGGGCAGCCCACCAAATCCACCGGCCACCTGATTATTGCAGCTGAAATACCTGCAGACTGGGAGGGTAACGTGTTTTTTATGAATTCTTTGCATAGGCATCATGGTGGGTTATCAGACAGCGCATCCTCGCTCCTCGAGCAACAACCCCCCCATCAAATCCAGCCAAACGCAGGCCAGGGGGATGTTCTCATCGCGTGCACCCAGTAATACAGGTGAGATTCAAAAACATAAACGCAGACCAGCAGTAGAGGGGTGACAACTGAaggtgtctcctggcagaggaacaTCAGGCTCATCTcgggaggaaaggcaagaggaaggTCTTTAGCcatccagcagcagcaccaccagtGATTCTTGGCAATATTATCATTATTctttaggagagaaaaaaaaaaaaaacaccccacacttTCCAAACATACAAACCCTGCCCCAGAGCACTGATCAATAGGGTGAGCATCTCTCACACCAACGCACCTTTTCCCTCATTTTCCATCTCTCATTTCTTACACCATTTCTCTGTACATATACGAGACTCCTTCATTCTCCAGAATGAAAAATCATACATGCAAGACTAAATCAGCTTGTCTCATGTATCTGTATTACCAGGCTCAGCTGGCCTTGGAAAGTCTGAG comes from Patagioenas fasciata isolate bPatFas1 chromosome 6, bPatFas1.hap1, whole genome shotgun sequence and encodes:
- the DYNLT5 gene encoding LOW QUALITY PROTEIN: dynein light chain Tctex-type 5 (The sequence of the model RefSeq protein was modified relative to this genomic sequence to represent the inferred CDS: inserted 2 bases in 1 codon); its protein translation is MAAPPQPGRXPAGRKAVAAAGTACHVPPPPVSIAAGMHGSTAGSDPRSGPPKRFPVAAVDEILRDVLGSCLREQQYEAARCRDMAKDIAEVIKVRVKDLMIPRYKIVVVTHIGQLNEQSMQIGSRCLWDPASDTFASYVFKNTSLFALAVVYAVYFE